The following are encoded together in the Borrelia coriaceae genome:
- a CDS encoding P12 family lipoprotein translates to MKKNILVICMLTLLCFLSCDINALNELLGKAREKFLEENNKVENLKSIEEDQKVKEKQVGILKKTEEGVRQVVQAASVNEVPIAPVNEVLESSVVRVNGIPEMPVLQQEKIEIKDKNLTPDTKEEKEAEEAIKEVENALQNSSFLLLIEEAHKLKDKYGQINVSVQDLYEKVQYEKELLGTNFRNQSEKRRALIRLQNQLKVEFSNLDVIMTRIDIAINNIKSAKSLFEKAKETLNESIIRRLQRVTNRYLIREYELTVLSMDARRYAKNSLEQALSSSIKINEGKADLQRIKEFVEEAKSALASFKK, encoded by the coding sequence ATGAAGAAAAACATTTTGGTAATATGTATGTTAACACTATTGTGTTTTTTATCATGTGATATAAATGCTTTAAATGAATTGCTAGGCAAAGCAAGAGAAAAGTTTTTAGAAGAAAATAACAAGGTAGAAAATTTAAAATCTATAGAAGAAGATCAAAAAGTTAAAGAAAAACAAGTAGGTATTCTTAAAAAGACTGAAGAAGGAGTACGGCAAGTTGTGCAGGCTGCTTCAGTTAATGAAGTTCCTATTGCTCCTGTTAATGAGGTTTTGGAATCCTCTGTAGTTCGTGTGAATGGTATACCAGAGATGCCAGTGCTTCAACAAGAAAAAATAGAGATAAAAGATAAGAATTTAACTCCAGATACTAAGGAAGAAAAAGAAGCAGAGGAGGCAATTAAAGAGGTAGAAAATGCTCTTCAAAATTCTAGTTTTTTATTATTGATAGAAGAAGCCCATAAACTTAAAGATAAATACGGGCAAATTAATGTGTCTGTTCAAGATTTATATGAGAAAGTTCAATATGAAAAAGAATTGTTAGGAACAAATTTTAGGAATCAAAGTGAAAAGAGGCGGGCATTAATTCGTTTACAAAATCAGTTAAAAGTTGAGTTTTCTAATCTTGATGTTATTATGACTAGAATTGATATTGCAATAAATAATATAAAATCTGCAAAGAGTCTATTTGAAAAAGCTAAAGAAACTTTAAATGAATCTATTATCAGAAGATTACAGAGAGTGACAAATAGATATTTAATAAGAGAATATGAGTTAACAGTGTTATCCATGGATGCAAGACGATATGCAAAAAATTCACTAGAACAGGCATTATCTTCTTCTATCAAGATTAATGAAGGAAAGGCAGATCTTCAAAGAATTAAAGAATTTGTTGAAGAAGCAAAATCTGCTCTAGCTAGTTTTAAAAAATAA